From one Desmodus rotundus isolate HL8 chromosome X, HLdesRot8A.1, whole genome shotgun sequence genomic stretch:
- the LOC112313266 gene encoding melanoma-associated antigen B5-like, whose protein sequence is MPRGQKSKLRARKKRQQAQGEPQSCGNAESSVAAEEESTPSSAPQDEGNAQSLPVAGSYSTSQGLQRASTPTSPSAGASCPGCDKASNSYDEDLADLSEASFCTEFLEMDIFNNKTLNLELYILNRYKAKAPILKADMLEIVGEDYQTQFAELLKSASEHFESIFALELHEADPPSHLYTLVSKLKLPNNGRVRPGKGSPKTGFLMNILAMIFIHGNRISEEDIWRQLKVMRVYAGRRHSIFGEPRKLITKDFVRLQYLEYRQVPNSDPPYYEFLWGPQAHLETSKMKVLEFWAKANGTLPSAYPHSYEEALQDEADRGKRLSQRCSSRGCRYCQSQRTFQGHP, encoded by the coding sequence ATGCCTCGAGGTCAGAAAAGTAAGCTCCGGGCCAGAAAGAAACGCCAACAGGCCCAAGGTGAGCCTCAGAGTTGTGGCAATGCCGAGAGCTCTGTAGCAGCAGAAGAGGAGTCtactccctcctctgctcctcagGATGAAGGTAATGCCCAGAGTCTGCctgttgctggatcatatagcaCTTCTCAGGGGCTTCAAAGAGCATCAACTCCCACCAGTCCTTCTGCAGGTGCTTCTTGCCCTGGATGTGACAAAGCTTCCAACAGCTATGATGAGGATCTGGCAGACTTGTCTGAGGCCTCATTCTGCACTGAGTTCTTAGAGATGGATATTTTCAACAACAAGACTTTGAATTTGGAGCTATATATTCTGAACAGGTATAAAGCGAAAGCGCCCATTTTGAAGGCTGACATGCTGGAAATTGTTGGGGAAGATTACCAGACCCAATTTGCTGAGTTGCTCAAGAGTGCCTCTGAGCACTTTGAATCTATCTTCGCATTAGAGTTGCATGAAGCCGACCCACCGAGTCACTTGTATACCCTTGTCAGCAAACTGAAACTCCCCAATAATGGGAGGGTGCGTCCTGGCAAGGGGTCACCCAAGACCGGTTTCCTGATGAATATCCTGGCCATGATCTTCATACATGGCAACCGTATCTCTGAGGAAGATATCTGGAGACAACTGAAAGTGATGCGAGTATATGCTGGGAGGAGGCACTCCATCTTTGGGGAGCCCAGGAAGCTCATCACCAAAGATTTTGTGAGGCTCCAGTACCTGGAGTACCGCCAGGTGCCCAACAGTGATCCTCCATACTATGAGTTCCTGTGGGGCCCACAAGCACATCTTGAAACCAGCAAGATGAAAGTGCTGGAGTTTTGGGCAAAGGCCAATGGTACCCTCCCCAGTGCCTATCCACACAGTTATGAAGAGGCTTTGCAAGATGAGGCAGACAGAGGCAAGAGGCTGAGCCAAAGATGCAGCAGCCGGGGCTGCCGCTATTGCCAAAGTCAGCGCACCTTCCAGGGCCACCCCTAG